A DNA window from Heterodontus francisci isolate sHetFra1 chromosome 49, sHetFra1.hap1, whole genome shotgun sequence contains the following coding sequences:
- the LOC137358252 gene encoding beta-2-microglobulin-like isoform X2, with translation MFYDYGMRKFVLNGNVTDGIEELGQEIVTYFTVRTRGFQEQLGIMSKELIKQTGTRRVGKKPAVHIYTEDNYTPHQSNTLYCYAEKFYPHEIDITFQINGRRFTGLVNSSQTVFEQDWTFNILKYIRIDPHDGGTYSCQVAHMSLEKPLTVLLGM, from the exons ATGTTCTACGACTACGGAATGCGGAAGTTTGTTTTAAATGGGAATGTGACAGACGGGATAGAGGAACTGGGCCAAGAAATAGTGACTTATTTTACAGTGAGGACACGTGGCTTCCAGGAGCAACTGGGAATCATGAGCAAAGAGCTGATAAAGCAGACAGGCACAAGGAGGGTTGGCA AAAAGCCAGCTGTGCACATCTACACTGAGGATAACTACACACCACATCAGTCAAACACCCTGTACTGTTACGCAGAAAAATTCTACCCGCACGAAATCGACATTACCTTCCAAATCAATGGGAGGCGATTCACTGGGCTGGTTAATTCATCACAAACAGTGTTTGAGCAGGACTGGACATTTAACATCTTAAAGTACATCAGGATCGATCCACATGATGGGGGCACGTACAGCTGCCAAGTA
- the LOC137358252 gene encoding beta-2-microglobulin-like isoform X1 yields MSCGIAHDVETVTAELYYGHTPDSERTAGIFSLNSIPFMFYDYGMRKFVLNGNVTDGIEELGQEIVTYFTVRTRGFQEQLGIMSKELIKQTGTRRVGKKPAVHIYTEDNYTPHQSNTLYCYAEKFYPHEIDITFQINGRRFTGLVNSSQTVFEQDWTFNILKYIRIDPHDGGTYSCQVAHMSLEKPLTVLLGM; encoded by the exons atgtcctgtggcattgctcatg ATGTTGAAACTGTGACTGCAGAGTTGTACTACGGCCACACTCCAGACTCAGAAAGAACCGCGGGCATCTTCAGCCTAAATTCCATTCCCTTCATGTTCTACGACTACGGAATGCGGAAGTTTGTTTTAAATGGGAATGTGACAGACGGGATAGAGGAACTGGGCCAAGAAATAGTGACTTATTTTACAGTGAGGACACGTGGCTTCCAGGAGCAACTGGGAATCATGAGCAAAGAGCTGATAAAGCAGACAGGCACAAGGAGGGTTGGCA AAAAGCCAGCTGTGCACATCTACACTGAGGATAACTACACACCACATCAGTCAAACACCCTGTACTGTTACGCAGAAAAATTCTACCCGCACGAAATCGACATTACCTTCCAAATCAATGGGAGGCGATTCACTGGGCTGGTTAATTCATCACAAACAGTGTTTGAGCAGGACTGGACATTTAACATCTTAAAGTACATCAGGATCGATCCACATGATGGGGGCACGTACAGCTGCCAAGTA